The following DNA comes from Tachypleus tridentatus isolate NWPU-2018 chromosome 9, ASM421037v1, whole genome shotgun sequence.
ggggtcccagacctgtaacttctaaatgaagtacattttgttttgtgacgttagtccgcgtattttttgaacagacctcgtatttatGGTAAATACTTTAACGTTCAATCCACAAGACGAGAAGAAATTACTTTATATTCTCCTTTAAGTCCTACAAGCTAGGGCACTTGTACACCGTCCTAGCTTGTTGTAGGCTTACGTAACAAAGGATATTCAAACCTCTCTAACATTACTAGAAATAACATAGCATAAAGTTGCTTGTACAAAGCAATTTAATAAGCACAATAACAAACACAGATAAAATACTTTACGGCAACAGACTGATTGattcaactttttattttgaaataactctTACCAGTCTATCTTCCCACTActgcatattttattatattacaaaactCACTAGTCTTCGTAACTTAACGTATTTATAACCTACCTCCGACGTACGAGAAGACCTGATATCACCTTAAAACGTTCTAGACATATCTTGATATCATGCATCCTCTAACTGCGatacaaattaaaactttaaatatatcttaaattaatattaacaggagatgaaaaaataattattttgcaacCTTCAGGAAACAAAAGTTGTGAGAACAATGATATTATTTGCTGTCTTACCGATAAAGAAATTTTCACATGTTGGATAGTTAAACAGTTAATAAGATGAGGAAGGCACAAATTAGATCTCACACACAAGACAATTTTTCAATGTTGAGGAaccttaaaatttttattacaattcacTGTTCTGAGGACTAGCTTATCTCCTTCTGACTGTACAAACATAATTCGTTTAAAATGCACATATTTActtattccagtttttttttcgTGTTGATGTGGTTGTTCAATCGTATATAGGACACTTTCAATCGTGTTTCGTAATTTTTACAGTTTAGAAACTGTAGTCGTACACCAGTATGTTTAAAAGCAAACTGttttaccttattattattaattttaagtgatgtgtatgtatgttttattacagcaaaaccacatatggctatccgctgagtccaccgaggggaatcgaacccctgattttagcgttgtaaattcgtagacttacctctgtaccagcggaggaTTTTAAATCATAAGCTGCACAATGTGGGCCTGGTATGACTTGGTGGTAACTTTACCCAATTCGCAAATTGCGAATTTCTgccccaccaaacatactccctATTTCAGCCACGGAAGAGTTATAATGTACTATTAAGCTCACTTTGTATTGGTAAAAGAACaccccaagagctggtggtggatgataaCTAGTTACCTTTGCTATaatttatcactgctaaattgggaactgaaagcgcagatagccttagtgtagctCTGTCCAAAATTCAAACCATTACACAATTTGCTATctggagatgacctaggaaggtagaaacgttgttttctcctcatcagtaaaagtgttaatacccataccagccgttctgagatatatttttatttcaagtgggtttttcgtcatcaagaatttgcAATCTGTACTGTGGGTACCGCCGGTAAGGAActtgattttttatgttataaacctGCAAGCTCACTGTTGAGTCGTAGGGGAAAGGAATAATTTTGTAtgtgttacattttgttatattataatatacttaatTTCTACTTTTTAGTTTACATTGTGCTAATACGAAATATCCATTACTGACCATTATAAATACAACACATTGCTCCAAGTAACTATTttagaagtgaaatattttaatatagtttttttgCATATGGAAACCTCTGTACTAATTCTTTTCAAATAAGCCTTTAAGACTATTTAGCTTTATAGACAGTATTATAATCAGACTTTCTTTACAACTTCATAATGTCAACTCGCAATCATATAAAACTCACAAAAGATACCAGAATACTAACTTCTGAAAACAATAACTTTGAGCAAATCCAGTGTCCTTCTGTAGGACAACAATAAGTTTattgacttacaatgctaaagttcGGGGCTCGATTCACCcagtggacgcagcagatagtccACCGTGGCTCagctctaaaataaacaacaacaaacaaagcttCCTATgcttactatttatttttaaatacgaGATCGTAAAGTCTGTTAAAAGAAAGAGTAGCAATGGCAGCAAATACTGTTACTTGCAAAAAACAGATTTTCAAATTATACTGTAAAAGTTTAGCAGTACCTTAATCGATGACCACGTTTTAAAGTAtttctatacccgttttctaataaacaaacataatatgttgcgcattattaaatatttgcacACAACTGCGCAGTTTGAAATTGCGCGTCTGTTTAGAGCGTGTATTTGTTATAGTTTACAAATTGCAAATAGTAGGTGGTATGGTTACAGCAGTCTTTTAAACAGTGGATTTGATTAAAGTCTGTTTAACTTTGTTTGATTTATTCGATTTAATATTTAAGCtgccataaaataaaatttcttttagtGTTTACGTAAGAATTCAACTTTAGTTTGCTGAAAGAATGTTAACGTCGTCTATGCTGTTATCAGTCTGTGCCCCTGCTATATACTTTTGATGTAACTCAGCACGTTAAAGTTCTGAACAGTGTCGTGTGTGGCTGAGAAGTTTTATGGATAGTTATTGAAGAATaagtaagttgttttaaaatattaatataccaaCAGAGAACGGCATATAGAACATTAGAAACTTTAGTTTGTATGTATCTTGTTATACTGTAACGTAAATGACATTAACACTATCtgtcttgaattttttttatgtagaccATATTAAGACTGATAGTAATAAGACGTTTGAGAGTATAGTTTTGACTTGTTGTGTAGACTTATTAAATAGTCATCAGCTAAGGTTCACGAAgtcttttaatttgttgtttttttcatttgatgCAATTTTCGAAGATTTTCTTTCTAATTAGTTGTAAGGCTATTAATTATGTACTTTTCAGATCTACTACTAGAGTTATTTTCTAATTACAATAAATTTCGGTGTAGATGAAGTATTGCTTGTAGTGTTTAGCAGTTTAATTCGTTATATTATGAagtttatttcatctttttttttaataaatgctgCGACCTGTTTTTTGTTGTGTAAACAATTTTTAGTAAAATCAACTTGATAAGGAAGACTaaacttgatttttttgttttgaataattttgaaagGTGTAACAAATggagaaaatatattcatatagtAGAGAAGAAAGGCTTGTTAAGAGAAAtatgttgtaattataaataataatgtattggaATCTGTCTGCATATATTAACATTCAGTTGCTGTTTTCTTGAATTTgagatattaatataaagtagGGGCTTATTTCAGTGATGGTGAATTTGTTGGAAAATAAACCTAGTTCTTTTGcacatttaaaacagaaaaataatcagatattgcagttttgtaaatgtattttttaatgtgtgtAGCTTAAATCAGTATTGCAGCATGAAGATTATATCAGGTTTTTTTACTcatgatttatttttacagttttaagccATGAAAGAAAGATTACCAAACTACTTTCCACTTCTTGAAGAAACTGGTGAAGGTGATGATGATGTCCTTTTTTCAAGTCCTGATAATCAGAAATGCAGCAAAAAATCACTGCAAAGTGAGATACCGAAGTGTGGAGAGAGGACTATGGAAGCATCCATTGGTCTTGTGCCTTCTGTACAGACAGAGACAGAAGTGCCACTTGGGCCAATGTCACCAGTCCAGAagcttttgtttttactttcactgTTCCTTTGTTTGCTCTTCTTTGTTACCTTTGCTTGGTTATTACCATGTAACCTTCCAGAATTCAGGAAACAAGAAAAGCAAGATAAAGTTAGTTGGCTTACACATTTGAATAATACTGGTAAGTTTGTTTGAAATGAACAGTAAACTTTGTTTTAGGTAAATGTCTAACACTAGTTGTAGATTTATATCAAATAATTGAAAAAGTACATGATAAAGACTGTTTCTCTTTCTGCTGTATTTGATTCTTTGTAAAATGAGTGAACTATACTTAAACTCGTGTACTTGAACATCTCCAATGGATTTGATGACAAGGGTGATTTTTATCCATTATAAagtttttgatataaaattataaacaacaaatatagtgCTGCAGTAAATATTTACTATTCTGTTGAATTCTAATGAAGTTTCAAACATCCTTACGAGTAGGAGATGATGAAACATGTAGAGAACATGGTTCTTCTTGCACAAAATGGTAGTCATATTTGATGTCTGATGTTTTTTCCCTTTTTGTGAATTATATAGACACATATTTGGTGATGCACGATGGGTGAGGATTGTTTTATGCCATTAACTGTTTTGTATAaatggaaaaaattataaaagattatTGATTTCAGTACTCGTAATAAACAAAATAGATTTGTGTTGTCAGCTCACTAATAATGAAGTACAATGTAGGTTTCGTACCTCTGGTACGTAGgttgttatataatattataaccaAATGTATTGTTAATGATAACAAGTACAGTGTTATTTCATGGAGTTATTCTAAAGTAGTGGGAATTGTGAAACATTCTAACGTTGTGAGAATCACAAAATCCTGTAAATTACATAACTTAGATTTGTTTGAGAAAGCTAGCAATTGTATATTAAAGGCAGTGTATGTGATTtagatgttttgaaaaaaatcacaGTATTATAAGAACTTGTACCTGTAGAAACGTACAGTGTTACATAGAAGTTTTCAAAATTCCCAATGGGTATTAATCCTAGTTTATCTGAGTTTGATTAAACTGGTTCATGTTAACTACTGGATGTTTAATACTTAATATaggtttaacaaaaaaacataatgCTTTTATGTATGatcaaaggattttttttttgttctagagATTACCACAAATCTAGAAGCTGTTACCTTGATATCTGGTAGCCCTCCTTTCTTGGTGGTTTTTGGTATGAGAAGCAAAACTAATAATTCCAGTACTGCTGGTTTAATGGCTTTGAGCCAAAGTGGAGGCAAGATCGTGTGGTACGTTCCACTACATTCAGTGCCAACAAGcctaaaatgtaatattttagatGTCAACAAAGATGGTATCATGGATTGTATCATTCGTGGAGAAAATGGACTTTTTGTTGCCATAAACAGTGTAAATGGTAGGTTTCGGATGTGGTTCAGATGAGTCTAACTATAAACAGTAAAGTATGGAGGAGAGATTCATACTGTTGAAAAATTAACATTAGTTTAGCTTCATGTACGTAGAAGTGTAAATGTTTTGCATTGTCACCTAACAACAAGTGATGTTTAACTTTTCAGTTTGAGTAGGGACCAAAGATAACAACATAGTTGACGTTATTCTCAGAAGTTTTTGATGCATAGTGTAAATTTACTCAATGTAAATATGGATTCTGATCTATCACACAATTAGAAGTGTAGTTAGGATGATGTTATTTGTCATCAAATCAATGAAGATAAGGATGAGGgaagataatttatattaacaagtGTTGTTCAGTCATTCACCAGTATATTTTGGAAGTCATTTGTTGAGTATGAATTGTACAAGAGCAAAGCTGTTTAGAACTATGTTTGATGTTTTTTGAAGAGGTCCATGTTTATTGATGGGTGTGGATGTTTTATATCTGAATTTTTGGAAACATTTTGACAAGGTAGATGAAAGCAGAGggtgttataaatggagttcaattAAACAGTAAGGTCACAAGTGGGGTACTTTAGGGCTCATTGCTAAAATCCATCCTCCGtgtgatttacatcaatgacacgGGTAAAGGAGTTTTTAACTTGCTTgcaagtgaaattaaaatataataaatgcaaattaatgcgagttatcataatttataagtataattttgagaGTGTTGTGGAAGAAAGGGATGTTTGTGTTCTGCTTGACtggtctctaaagccatccaagcagtgcaTTGTTGCTAGTGGTGAGACAAGTATTagaattttaagttttatctacagaaatactgaacacaagtctaaaaaggttataattttattgtgtagGTTATTGGTTAGGATACGTTTGGAATATTATGTTTAGTTGTGGGCTTCTTTAGAAAAGACATTGAACTATTGAAAAGGGTTAAGAGAAGAGCAACTAGGATGGAAAGGTTGTTGTATGACGGCAGGTTGAGATTTCTGACATTGGTTTAGAAAAGAAGAGTTGAAGGGGATCTGACTGAGGTATTTAAAATTATTGGGGAAATTGCTGGTGTTGATGCTTTTGTTTATGAGTGGCACTTGGAGATAAGAGTGGTAGGACTGAGGAACACGTGTACATTTTATCAGGGTAGAAGTTGTCTTTTGCTAAAAGCTTTAGTTTTATAGCAGGCCTTTAGAATGGGTTGCCATCTGATTTGGTGGATGTGGTAAATTTAATCAGGGgaggtttaataaatatttcactgataagggctggcttgatgttttgtttttatcaaacttTATGTATGGGATGgtctaaatatattaaaaggtCTCTTGGCCTTAAATGATATATGTTATGATAACTTCTTTGAAACAGTTTATGctaggtttttgtttgttttttcttacaattCTCTAGTCTTAAAAGTATAAATACGAAGTTTTGGTTTATGCCATCAGCAGTTTTTGTAaatcttttttacattttattacaccaTATAGCTGTGTTCAAATGTACGCAACATCTTTTGTAGGGCACACGTTTTGGTATCTTCACAACCACAATGGCCAGCCTCCACCAGTAGGTTTGTCTGCTCCAGTAATCATACCAGACTGTGATGGTGATTTGGTTCCAGAGGTTGTTGTTGCTTATTGTATACAAAAGTTTGACTCTGATAACAATGCTTCTTCACTTATATACATGGCTGTTGTGTCAGGTTCATCAGGACAACTTCTTGGATTGCTGCATCATTTggaagtttgtaatgaaattcCAGCTGTAGTAACTCGACAAACTGGTGACATAGACaatgttgatgttgttttcttttgtagtAATGGAAGTAATAATGGTgagttatttaaagtaataaagttaAGGAAATACTCATTTGTCCACTCAAAAAATCTTAACTTTTAAAGTTGCAAGATGTGTCTACTTGTGTGGTTTTCTATAAATAGACAATAAAATGGGTGCAGCATATTCTTATCTTTTTatagaattacactttgtaatttTTAGATTTCATTCTTAGAAGTCATCTCAgtatttttatgaacattttatataaatatagtatggTAGAGTATGCTGTTTACCATTAGAGTAAACAAGTAGAATATTGCAGAATAGAAGATGTGAAAGACATTAGGTTATAGAGTACAAGTTTTATCTTTACCTAACGTTGACTGAATCCAACACATTAAAAAAGACTACATACACAGTTACTCAAACCTgcaatttttattatagaaaataatgaaataaaagttaacagAATTGGTGTTCTACATTTATAAAGTATcagagagaaagaaaataatctttattCATTCTCTCTCTAGCTCAGTGTTAGCCAGtcctgaaattaaacaaaaaaagctGGAACATAAAGTGTTCAGACTTTGAACAAATCATAAATCAAAGTAATAATGAATTGATTTAAGTCTTTCAAAACACAGAAGATTCTATCCTTTTATGCACAGAGCAAAGCTATCCACATAAAGTATTAGCTTCAAATCTCTCCCTGTGTCACTGTCCAGTGGGTACATTGGGATTTTTGGCTGGTTGCTGGAAGCATCCACTTGGATTCAAACAGTTAACTTAAGCTCCAAATACAAATATTCCAAACAGATTATATTACAGTGCTCAAAACCCACAATTTATCAGATACAGTAGAATTTGTTATACAGTGTAAGACTTCGTGAAGAGAGCTTTTCAATTCACTTCTATTTTTCACAAATGAGGTTTCTCCTATtgcattttaaacattaaaatggtTGGAAAGTTCAACAGTATCTTAGCTAGTAATTACAAGTGTTACGTATCTTAGCTTGTAATTAGAAGTGTTACGTATCTTAGCTAGTAATTACAAATGTTACGTATCTTAGCTAGTAATTACAAATGTTACGTATCTTAGCTAGTAATTACAAGTGTTACGTATCTTAGCTAGTAATTAGAAGTGTTACGTATCTTAGTTAGTAATTACAAATGTTACGTATCTTAGCTGGTAATAATAAACCTTGTTTTGTGTATTGACTACCATTAGTTTAAACTCTTACTATGCATTTAGCTATAGAACAGCATCAAATAGGGTATCACATTGTTATTAGTTAGGTTACTATACTTTTATTGCTTTCTCGGTATACTATATTTGTAACTGTGATAACTTCCTTTTCtaagttttattgttaatgtttgaCTTACTTGAATATTGTTATGtttacttgttacaaaatatgtgCCTTTTTATGTGTTGTCCACTCCATGTTTGGTTAAGTGTAGGAAGTTAAAGTCGAGCTAGTTTTATGAGATATACCTTATATGTTTAACAGgatgttttataaacataacatttaagTGTCATTCTAGCTATTTATTGTACAGttgggttatttgttttatttctcatttactttgtattttcataaacattagtTTTTGGTAACAATACTGATTAGGTCCTGCTACTAGTCTCCACACTTTAACAGCAACGTGTTGTAGAAGCTAGTTTCAGATATCAGCCTTCTCTGAAGTTGCACTTTGAAAGCTGTTTAGTGTGTCACAGGATAATTGAAAAAGTTTGGAATTTTTTACTTATATAGTTATACTTGTGTTAGAtagttaaacaaatattaaatttaccaCCATACTTTAAACTAAGAGCTCTTGTTTGTGTGGTCTGTAAGTATGGTGTACTATGTTAAATCTCTAAGATTACTTATCtggtttattattacatttttcattattaagatTGCTTTGCATTATTTGCTGAGTATATGGACTTTGTATTACCTGTATCTCTCATGCTTGCCAAACTTTACAAGATATTATTGGATATAGGCAACAAAACTTTTGAAAGCACTGGTACCCAGTTGAAGAAACAATGGATtgtaatctttataagtaagatTGTGAGAgagatatatttaattagctattcTTATCATTAGGTTGATTTATAATTTTGCTGTTCAGATCAGAAGCTAAAGCTGGTAGTTAGAAagctttcataatttattatttatcatacattatctgttttttaaatattttaaactagtaaaACGAAATTTCTGTCTTGCCTAGGGCACGTGTGGATTCTTCCATCAAGTAGtttgtgtcagtcagagacaaTTAGTTCCGATACTTTAAGCAATCTTCGTACAGTCTACAGGTATGATATTGTTCAGTTGTATCTGAATATTCACTGTATATTTAAAAAGATACAgaattgttttttaacaaaataataaaacttataaatattattgacATTGTTAAGGTTAGAGTGGAGATTATAATTCTGTGGAGCAAATTTCTTTgcacatttttaaacaaattatcacTTTGAAGTTTTGAACTGTTGTCATGCCTTCCTGTTTTCTTTTAAATCCTTTGGATGCTGTAATTGGATTTGTTTGTCTTGACGTTTGTTTTGGTGCAACGATTGGGTTCACTCCACAATGTTATCAAAGTTTTGTCTTCATAGTGCAATACTTGAGATACTCACACATCCATGAATTTCCTGCCCTAGTACTGGGTGATGTATGTCACTGAGCCATAGAACAACTCATTGATCTTGGTATTGAAACAATAatgaaagataaattttaaatctCTTTTCTTAGTGAATACTGGATGCTTTTCAAGAACCCACCCAAAATTTAGTTACATATTCAAAGggttaaaaaattaatatgaatgaaataaatatattgctaattatcatattatttttaaatattcagacGTACAAATTATCATTAAAATGAAATACGGTTTTAAGTAACCAGCAGcttaaatgtatctcagaacggctcgtatgggtattaacacttttactaataaagcagagaaacaatgtttcttttttgttaacctgaagatgacctaagaaggtcaaaacgttgttgtctgctttattagtaaaagtgttaatacccataccagccattcatttttacttcaagtgggtttcttgtcatcaagaataacCAACAGTATGTTATTTTGAGGAGAAAGAAACAACTGGGGCTTATCTATAATTGGCTCAAAAGTCTTGTCTTGATGcctttaatttatattctagtATTTAAA
Coding sequences within:
- the LOC143224751 gene encoding uncharacterized protein LOC143224751 isoform X5, with the translated sequence MKERLPNYFPLLEETGEGDDDVLFSSPDNQKCSKKSLQSEIPKCGERTMEASIGLVPSVQTETEVPLGPMSPVQKLLFLLSLFLCLLFFVTFAWLLPCNLPEFRKQEKQDKVSWLTHLNNTEITTNLEAVTLISGSPPFLVVFGMRSKTNNSSTAGLMALSQSGGKIVWYVPLHSVPTSLKCNILDVNKDGIMDCIIRGENGLFVAINSVNGHTFWYLHNHNGQPPPVGLSAPVIIPDCDGDLVPEVVVAYCIQKFDSDNNASSLIYMAVVSGSSGQLLGLLHHLEVCNEIPAVVTRQTGDIDNVDVVFFCSNGSNNGHVWILPSSSLCQSETISSDTLSNLRTVYRENFSGKELDLFVVRDIPGAEDSLIVARKGALTYLRGDGYSEQWNVNFTDNFLIRSMVIGHFHDANNLQVAIVVTDDVTSKVIILESDSGIEYESFSCEDCNITSFMVLSGLISQRDALLMKLVSPLSTTNKVYTVVRIHGVQA
- the LOC143224751 gene encoding uncharacterized protein LOC143224751 isoform X4, encoding MKERLPNYFPLLEETGEGDDDVLFSSPDNQKCSKKSLQSEIPKCGERTMEASIGLVPSVQTETEVPLGPMSPVQKLLFLLSLFLCLLFFVTFAWLLPCNLPEFRKQEKQDKVSWLTHLNNTEITTNLEAVTLISGSPPFLVVFGMRSKTNNSSTAGLMALSQSGGKIVWYVPLHSVPTSLKCNILDVNKDGIMDCIIRGENGLFVAINSVNGHTFWYLHNHNGQPPPVGLSAPVIIPDCDGDLVPEVVVAYCIQKFDSDNNASSLIYMAVVSGSSGQLLGLLHHLEVCNEIPAVVTRQTGDIDNVDVVFFCSNGSNNGHVWILPSSSLCQSETISSDTLSNLRTVYRENFSGKELDLFVVRDIPGAEDSLIVARKGALTYLRGDGYSEQWNVNFTDNFLIRSMVIGHFHDANNLQVAIVVTDDVTSKVIILESDSGIEYESFSCEDCNITSFMVLSGLISQRDALLMKLVSPLSTTNKLSYSKTSLHISSLSQLFILPLVKQMLSSSLQSGLPVHLVHLLKSVWNKWSCNPNDL
- the LOC143224751 gene encoding uncharacterized protein LOC143224751 isoform X1, translating into MKERLPNYFPLLEETGEGDDDVLFSSPDNQKCSKKSLQSEIPKCGERTMEASIGLVPSVQTETEVPLGPMSPVQKLLFLLSLFLCLLFFVTFAWLLPCNLPEFRKQEKQDKVSWLTHLNNTEITTNLEAVTLISGSPPFLVVFGMRSKTNNSSTAGLMALSQSGGKIVWYVPLHSVPTSLKCNILDVNKDGIMDCIIRGENGLFVAINSVNGHTFWYLHNHNGQPPPVGLSAPVIIPDCDGDLVPEVVVAYCIQKFDSDNNASSLIYMAVVSGSSGQLLGLLHHLEVCNEIPAVVTRQTGDIDNVDVVFFCSNGSNNGHVWILPSSSLCQSETISSDTLSNLRTVYRENFSGKELDLFVVRDIPGAEDSLIVARKGALTYLRGDGYSEQWNVNFTDNFLIRSMVIGHFHDANNLQVAIVVTDDVTSKVIILESDSGIEYESFSCEDCNITSFMVLSGLISQRDALLMKLVSPLSTTNKTNVYFNKKTSVRDGRGNRHLKQFSEKLVLVDPAELEISIKIEELNSGLHCGQNTRSSSIAVELLKDKSTHLIVISAFHSTSRETDAVVKLTKWTSSSSCAPSKICME
- the LOC143224751 gene encoding uncharacterized protein LOC143224751 isoform X2 — protein: MKERLPNYFPLLEETGEGDDDVLFSSPDNQKCSKKSLQSEIPKCGERTMEASIGLVPSVQTETEVPLGPMSPVQKLLFLLSLFLCLLFFVTFAWLLPCNLPEFRKQEKQDKVSWLTHLNNTEITTNLEAVTLISGSPPFLVVFGMRSKTNNSSTAGLMALSQSGGKIVWYVPLHSVPTSLKCNILDVNKDGIMDCIIRGENGLFVAINSVNGHTFWYLHNHNGQPPPVGLSAPVIIPDCDGDLVPEVVVAYCIQKFDSDNNASSLIYMAVVSGSSGQLLGLLHHLEVCNEIPAVVTRQTGDIDNVDVVFFCSNGSNNGHVWILPSSSLCQSETISSDTLSNLRTVYRENFSGKELDLFVVRDIPGAEDSLIVARKGALTYLRGDGYSEQWNVNFTDNFLIRSMVIGHFHDANNLQVAIVVTDDVTSKVIILESDSGIEYESFSCEDCNITSFMVLSGLISQRDALLMKLVSPLSTTNKTNVYFNKKTSVRDGRGNRHLKQFSEKLVLVDPAELEISIKIEELNSVELLKDKSTHLIVISAFHSTSRETDAVVKLTKWTSSSSCAPSKICME
- the LOC143224751 gene encoding uncharacterized protein LOC143224751 isoform X3; this translates as MKERLPNYFPLLEETGEGDDDVLFSSPDNQKCSKKSLQSEIPKCGERTMEASIGLVPSVQTETEVPLGPMSPVQKLLFLLSLFLCLLFFVTFAWLLPCNLPEFRKQEKQDKVSWLTHLNNTEITTNLEAVTLISGSPPFLVVFGMRSKTNNSSTAGLMALSQSGGKIVWYVPLHSVPTSLKCNILDVNKDGIMDCIIRGENGLFVAINSVNGHTFWYLHNHNGQPPPVGLSAPVIIPDCDGDLVPEVVVAYCIQKFDSDNNASSLIYMAVVSGSSGQLLGLLHHLEVCNEIPAVVTRQTGDIDNVDVVFFCSNGSNNGHVWILPSSSLCQSETISSDTLSNLRTVYRENFSGKELDLFVVRDIPGAEDSLIVARKGALTYLRGDGYSEQWNVNFTDNFLIRSMVIGHFHDANNLQVAIVVTDDVTSKTNVYFNKKTSVRDGRGNRHLKQFSEKLVLVDPAELEISIKIEELNSGLHCGQNTRSSSIAVELLKDKSTHLIVISAFHSTSRETDAVVKLTKWTSSSSCAPSKICME